A single window of Vigna unguiculata cultivar IT97K-499-35 chromosome 1, ASM411807v1, whole genome shotgun sequence DNA harbors:
- the LOC114182889 gene encoding transcription factor EMB1444-like isoform X3: protein MGNNLHQVLRSLCFNTHWNYAIFWKLKHRARMILTWEDAYYNNPDDYDSSENKHCQNILEQIGYGKFSHNALGLAVAKMSYHAYSLGEGIVGQVAVTGKHRWICADNQVAGSGLSFEFADGWQSQFSAGIRTIAVVAVAPLGVIQLGSLNKQVIEDMGFVTHIRNLFLSTQNCPIAQCPSQVQGSLKSSLSQKMSDNVAKQEGPELYSDESSILLQSISNMMNVEHHDFKEMKPLYGRKCEEGSSGCKDVRLESENNVSSFLSDFITDNDLICPSDKVRVDSACFPSAFLDTVVCETDKLHCVDNNQKGVLNFTQPSDANSQHVEKPKFGSEPSYNDMSNVLNFPAGCELHEALGPSFLKGSKSFDWPAQLNQDMKTVEMSDEISTSQLTSESRPEHLLEAMVANISHSNNDVNSELSFCTSMQSAMASAKNHEASTHNVYAINSEGYSIDQFSLVKEDKHHSLSSSSGICGVMSSKGVSSTFPSSSSGQLERSSEPSKNSKKRARPGESCRPRPRDRQLIQDRIKELRELVPNGAKCSIDSLLERAIKHMLFLQSITKHADKLTDFGDTKSKLHHMEADILGSSSYEQGSSWAMEVGGHLKVHSILVENLSKNGQMLVEMLCEECSHFLEIAEAIRSLGLTILKGGTKVHGEKIWICFVVEGQNNRNVHRLDILWPLVQILQSKSTVYSQ, encoded by the exons ATGGGTAACAACTTGCACCAAGTACTCAGAAGCCTCTGTTTTAATACTCACTGGAACTACGCCATCTTTTGGAAGCTCAAACATCGTGCTCGAAT GATCTTGACATGGGAGGACGCATACTATAACAATCCTGATGATTATGACTCTTCAGAAAATAAGCACTGCCAGAATATCTTGGAACAGATTGGTTATGGGAAATTTTCGCACAACGCATTAGGGTTAGCAGTGGCTAAGATGTcatatcatgcatattcattAGGAGAAGG TATTGTTGGACAGGTTGCTGTTACAGGAAAGCATAGGTGGATCTGTGCAGATAATCAGGTCGCAGGTTCTGGCTTGTCTTTTGAG TTTGCTGATGGGTGGCAGTCTCAGTTTTCTGCTGGAATCAGG ACTATTGCTGTTGTTGCTGTAGCCCCACTTGGTGTTATTCAGCTTGGCTCTCTTAATAAA CAGGTGATTGAAGATATGGGGTTTGTAACTCATATCAGAAATCTCTTTCTGTCTACTCAAAATTGCCCCATAGCACAATGTCCTAGTCAAGTACAGGGTAGTTTGAAGAGTTCTTTATCTCAG AAAATGTCTGATAACGTGGCCAAACAGGAGGGGCCTGAATTGTACAGTGATGAAAGTTCCATTTTGCTTCAGTCAATATCCAATATGATGAATGTGGAGCATCATGATTTTAAAGAGATGAAGCCTCTCTATGGGAGGAAGTGTGAAGAAGGAAGTAGTGGCTGCAAAGATGTGAGGTTGGAATCAGAAAACAATGTCTCGTCATTTTTAAGTGACTTTATTACAGATAATGATTTAATATGTCCATCAGATAAAGTCAGAGTTGATTCTGCATGTTTTCCTTCAGCTTTTCTTGATACAGTTGTTTGTGAAACTGATAAGTTGCATTGTGTGGATAATAACCAAAAAGGAGTGTTGAATTTCACCCAACCTTCAGATGCAAACTCCCAACATGTTGAAAAGCCAAAGTTTGGTTCTGAGCCTTCTTACAATGATATGTCAAATGTGTTGAATTTCCCTGCTGGTTGTGAGCTACATGAAGCACTTGGACCATCTTTTCTGAAAGGGAGTAAAAGTTTTGATTGGCCAGCGCAGCTTAATCAAGATATGAAAACTGTTGAAATGTCAGATGAGATCAGCACCAGCCAATTGACTTCTGAATCTCGTCCTGAGCATCTTTTGGAAGCAATGGTGGCTAACATTAGCCACAGTAACAATGATGTTAATAGTGAATTATCGTTTTGTACATCAATGCAATCTGCAATGGCCTCAGCAAAAAATCATGAAGCTTCTACTCATAATGTGTATGCTATTAATTCAGAAGGTTATTCAATAGATCAGTTCTCTCTTGTCAAAGAGGACAAACACCATTCTCTGAGTTCATCATCAGGGATATGTGGTGTTATGTCCTCCAAAGGTGTTTCATCTACATTCCCCAGTTCAAGTAGTGGACAACTTGAAAGGTCATCTGAACCATCTAAGAACAGCAAAAAGAGGGCCAGACCCGGGGAAAGTTGTAGGCCGCGACCAAGGGACAGACAATTAATCCAAGATCGTATTAAGGAGTTGAGAGAGTTGGTTCCAAATGGAGCAAAG TGCAGTATTGATTCCCTACTGGAGCGCGCCATAAAGCACATGCTGTTTCTCCAAAGCATAACTAAACATGCTGACAAGCTAACTGACTTTGGTGATACAAAGTCAAAG CTGCATCACATGGAAGCAGACATTCTTGGATCCTCTAGTTATGAGCAGGGCTCAAGCTGGGCAATGGAGGTAGGGGGTCATCTGAAAGTTCATTCAATATTAGTGGAGAATCTTAGCAAGAATGGACAGATGCTTGTTGAG ATGCTGTGTGAGGAGTGCAGCCATTTTCTTGAAATAGCAGAAGCCATAAGAAGTTTGGGTCTTACCATTTTGAAAGGTGGAACTAAAGTTCATGGTGAAAAGATATGGATATGCTTTGTTGTCGAG GGTCAAAACAACAGAAATGTACACAGATTGGATATCTTGTGGCCGCTTGTTCAAATACTGCAATCCAAGAGCACGGTGTATTCACAATAA
- the LOC114182889 gene encoding transcription factor EMB1444-like isoform X4: MGNNLHQVLRSLCFNTHWNYAIFWKLKHRARMILTWEDAYYNNPDDYDSSENKHCQNILEQIGYGKFSHNALGLAVAKMSYHAYSLGEGIVGQVAVTGKHRWICADNQVAGSGLSFEFADGWQSQFSAGIRTIAVVAVAPLGVIQLGSLNKVIEDMGFVTHIRNLFLSTQNCPIAQCPSQVQGSLKSSLSQKMSDNVAKQEGPELYSDESSILLQSISNMMNVEHHDFKEMKPLYGRKCEEGSSGCKDVRLESENNVSSFLSDFITDNDLICPSDKVRVDSACFPSAFLDTVVCETDKLHCVDNNQKGVLNFTQPSDANSQHVEKPKFGSEPSYNDMSNVLNFPAGCELHEALGPSFLKGSKSFDWPAQLNQDMKTVEMSDEISTSQLTSESRPEHLLEAMVANISHSNNDVNSELSFCTSMQSAMASAKNHEASTHNVYAINSEGYSIDQFSLVKEDKHHSLSSSSGICGVMSSKGVSSTFPSSSSGQLERSSEPSKNSKKRARPGESCRPRPRDRQLIQDRIKELRELVPNGAKCSIDSLLERAIKHMLFLQSITKHADKLTDFGDTKSKLHHMEADILGSSSYEQGSSWAMEVGGHLKVHSILVENLSKNGQMLVEMLCEECSHFLEIAEAIRSLGLTILKGGTKVHGEKIWICFVVEGQNNRNVHRLDILWPLVQILQSKSTVYSQ; encoded by the exons ATGGGTAACAACTTGCACCAAGTACTCAGAAGCCTCTGTTTTAATACTCACTGGAACTACGCCATCTTTTGGAAGCTCAAACATCGTGCTCGAAT GATCTTGACATGGGAGGACGCATACTATAACAATCCTGATGATTATGACTCTTCAGAAAATAAGCACTGCCAGAATATCTTGGAACAGATTGGTTATGGGAAATTTTCGCACAACGCATTAGGGTTAGCAGTGGCTAAGATGTcatatcatgcatattcattAGGAGAAGG TATTGTTGGACAGGTTGCTGTTACAGGAAAGCATAGGTGGATCTGTGCAGATAATCAGGTCGCAGGTTCTGGCTTGTCTTTTGAG TTTGCTGATGGGTGGCAGTCTCAGTTTTCTGCTGGAATCAGG ACTATTGCTGTTGTTGCTGTAGCCCCACTTGGTGTTATTCAGCTTGGCTCTCTTAATAAA GTGATTGAAGATATGGGGTTTGTAACTCATATCAGAAATCTCTTTCTGTCTACTCAAAATTGCCCCATAGCACAATGTCCTAGTCAAGTACAGGGTAGTTTGAAGAGTTCTTTATCTCAG AAAATGTCTGATAACGTGGCCAAACAGGAGGGGCCTGAATTGTACAGTGATGAAAGTTCCATTTTGCTTCAGTCAATATCCAATATGATGAATGTGGAGCATCATGATTTTAAAGAGATGAAGCCTCTCTATGGGAGGAAGTGTGAAGAAGGAAGTAGTGGCTGCAAAGATGTGAGGTTGGAATCAGAAAACAATGTCTCGTCATTTTTAAGTGACTTTATTACAGATAATGATTTAATATGTCCATCAGATAAAGTCAGAGTTGATTCTGCATGTTTTCCTTCAGCTTTTCTTGATACAGTTGTTTGTGAAACTGATAAGTTGCATTGTGTGGATAATAACCAAAAAGGAGTGTTGAATTTCACCCAACCTTCAGATGCAAACTCCCAACATGTTGAAAAGCCAAAGTTTGGTTCTGAGCCTTCTTACAATGATATGTCAAATGTGTTGAATTTCCCTGCTGGTTGTGAGCTACATGAAGCACTTGGACCATCTTTTCTGAAAGGGAGTAAAAGTTTTGATTGGCCAGCGCAGCTTAATCAAGATATGAAAACTGTTGAAATGTCAGATGAGATCAGCACCAGCCAATTGACTTCTGAATCTCGTCCTGAGCATCTTTTGGAAGCAATGGTGGCTAACATTAGCCACAGTAACAATGATGTTAATAGTGAATTATCGTTTTGTACATCAATGCAATCTGCAATGGCCTCAGCAAAAAATCATGAAGCTTCTACTCATAATGTGTATGCTATTAATTCAGAAGGTTATTCAATAGATCAGTTCTCTCTTGTCAAAGAGGACAAACACCATTCTCTGAGTTCATCATCAGGGATATGTGGTGTTATGTCCTCCAAAGGTGTTTCATCTACATTCCCCAGTTCAAGTAGTGGACAACTTGAAAGGTCATCTGAACCATCTAAGAACAGCAAAAAGAGGGCCAGACCCGGGGAAAGTTGTAGGCCGCGACCAAGGGACAGACAATTAATCCAAGATCGTATTAAGGAGTTGAGAGAGTTGGTTCCAAATGGAGCAAAG TGCAGTATTGATTCCCTACTGGAGCGCGCCATAAAGCACATGCTGTTTCTCCAAAGCATAACTAAACATGCTGACAAGCTAACTGACTTTGGTGATACAAAGTCAAAG CTGCATCACATGGAAGCAGACATTCTTGGATCCTCTAGTTATGAGCAGGGCTCAAGCTGGGCAATGGAGGTAGGGGGTCATCTGAAAGTTCATTCAATATTAGTGGAGAATCTTAGCAAGAATGGACAGATGCTTGTTGAG ATGCTGTGTGAGGAGTGCAGCCATTTTCTTGAAATAGCAGAAGCCATAAGAAGTTTGGGTCTTACCATTTTGAAAGGTGGAACTAAAGTTCATGGTGAAAAGATATGGATATGCTTTGTTGTCGAG GGTCAAAACAACAGAAATGTACACAGATTGGATATCTTGTGGCCGCTTGTTCAAATACTGCAATCCAAGAGCACGGTGTATTCACAATAA
- the LOC114182889 gene encoding transcription factor bHLH155-like isoform X5, whose protein sequence is MGNNLHQVLRSLCFNTHWNYAIFWKLKHRARMILTWEDAYYNNPDDYDSSENKHCQNILEQIGYGKFSHNALGLAVAKMSYHAYSLGEGIVGQVAVTGKHRWICADNQVAGSGLSFEFADGWQSQFSAGIRTIAVVAVAPLGVIQLGSLNKQVIEDMGFVTHIRNLFLSTQNCPIAQCPSQVQGSLKSSLSQSISNMMNVEHHDFKEMKPLYGRKCEEGSSGCKDVRLESENNVSSFLSDFITDNDLICPSDKVRVDSACFPSAFLDTVVCETDKLHCVDNNQKGVLNFTQPSDANSQHVEKPKFGSEPSYNDMSNVLNFPAGCELHEALGPSFLKGSKSFDWPAQLNQDMKTVEMSDEISTSQLTSESRPEHLLEAMVANISHSNNDVNSELSFCTSMQSAMASAKNHEASTHNVYAINSEGYSIDQFSLVKEDKHHSLSSSSGICGVMSSKGVSSTFPSSSSGQLERSSEPSKNSKKRARPGESCRPRPRDRQLIQDRIKELRELVPNGAKCSIDSLLERAIKHMLFLQSITKHADKLTDFGDTKSKLHHMEADILGSSSYEQGSSWAMEVGGHLKVHSILVENLSKNGQMLVEMLCEECSHFLEIAEAIRSLGLTILKGGTKVHGEKIWICFVVEGQNNRNVHRLDILWPLVQILQSKSTVYSQ, encoded by the exons ATGGGTAACAACTTGCACCAAGTACTCAGAAGCCTCTGTTTTAATACTCACTGGAACTACGCCATCTTTTGGAAGCTCAAACATCGTGCTCGAAT GATCTTGACATGGGAGGACGCATACTATAACAATCCTGATGATTATGACTCTTCAGAAAATAAGCACTGCCAGAATATCTTGGAACAGATTGGTTATGGGAAATTTTCGCACAACGCATTAGGGTTAGCAGTGGCTAAGATGTcatatcatgcatattcattAGGAGAAGG TATTGTTGGACAGGTTGCTGTTACAGGAAAGCATAGGTGGATCTGTGCAGATAATCAGGTCGCAGGTTCTGGCTTGTCTTTTGAG TTTGCTGATGGGTGGCAGTCTCAGTTTTCTGCTGGAATCAGG ACTATTGCTGTTGTTGCTGTAGCCCCACTTGGTGTTATTCAGCTTGGCTCTCTTAATAAA CAGGTGATTGAAGATATGGGGTTTGTAACTCATATCAGAAATCTCTTTCTGTCTACTCAAAATTGCCCCATAGCACAATGTCCTAGTCAAGTACAGGGTAGTTTGAAGAGTTCTTTATCTCAG TCAATATCCAATATGATGAATGTGGAGCATCATGATTTTAAAGAGATGAAGCCTCTCTATGGGAGGAAGTGTGAAGAAGGAAGTAGTGGCTGCAAAGATGTGAGGTTGGAATCAGAAAACAATGTCTCGTCATTTTTAAGTGACTTTATTACAGATAATGATTTAATATGTCCATCAGATAAAGTCAGAGTTGATTCTGCATGTTTTCCTTCAGCTTTTCTTGATACAGTTGTTTGTGAAACTGATAAGTTGCATTGTGTGGATAATAACCAAAAAGGAGTGTTGAATTTCACCCAACCTTCAGATGCAAACTCCCAACATGTTGAAAAGCCAAAGTTTGGTTCTGAGCCTTCTTACAATGATATGTCAAATGTGTTGAATTTCCCTGCTGGTTGTGAGCTACATGAAGCACTTGGACCATCTTTTCTGAAAGGGAGTAAAAGTTTTGATTGGCCAGCGCAGCTTAATCAAGATATGAAAACTGTTGAAATGTCAGATGAGATCAGCACCAGCCAATTGACTTCTGAATCTCGTCCTGAGCATCTTTTGGAAGCAATGGTGGCTAACATTAGCCACAGTAACAATGATGTTAATAGTGAATTATCGTTTTGTACATCAATGCAATCTGCAATGGCCTCAGCAAAAAATCATGAAGCTTCTACTCATAATGTGTATGCTATTAATTCAGAAGGTTATTCAATAGATCAGTTCTCTCTTGTCAAAGAGGACAAACACCATTCTCTGAGTTCATCATCAGGGATATGTGGTGTTATGTCCTCCAAAGGTGTTTCATCTACATTCCCCAGTTCAAGTAGTGGACAACTTGAAAGGTCATCTGAACCATCTAAGAACAGCAAAAAGAGGGCCAGACCCGGGGAAAGTTGTAGGCCGCGACCAAGGGACAGACAATTAATCCAAGATCGTATTAAGGAGTTGAGAGAGTTGGTTCCAAATGGAGCAAAG TGCAGTATTGATTCCCTACTGGAGCGCGCCATAAAGCACATGCTGTTTCTCCAAAGCATAACTAAACATGCTGACAAGCTAACTGACTTTGGTGATACAAAGTCAAAG CTGCATCACATGGAAGCAGACATTCTTGGATCCTCTAGTTATGAGCAGGGCTCAAGCTGGGCAATGGAGGTAGGGGGTCATCTGAAAGTTCATTCAATATTAGTGGAGAATCTTAGCAAGAATGGACAGATGCTTGTTGAG ATGCTGTGTGAGGAGTGCAGCCATTTTCTTGAAATAGCAGAAGCCATAAGAAGTTTGGGTCTTACCATTTTGAAAGGTGGAACTAAAGTTCATGGTGAAAAGATATGGATATGCTTTGTTGTCGAG GGTCAAAACAACAGAAATGTACACAGATTGGATATCTTGTGGCCGCTTGTTCAAATACTGCAATCCAAGAGCACGGTGTATTCACAATAA
- the LOC114182889 gene encoding transcription factor bHLH155-like isoform X6 has protein sequence MGNNLHQVLRSLCFNTHWNYAIFWKLKHRARMILTWEDAYYNNPDDYDSSENKHCQNILEQIGYGKFSHNALGLAVAKMSYHAYSLGEGIVGQVAVTGKHRWICADNQVAGSGLSFEFADGWQSQFSAGIRTIAVVAVAPLGVIQLGSLNKVIEDMGFVTHIRNLFLSTQNCPIAQCPSQVQGSLKSSLSQSISNMMNVEHHDFKEMKPLYGRKCEEGSSGCKDVRLESENNVSSFLSDFITDNDLICPSDKVRVDSACFPSAFLDTVVCETDKLHCVDNNQKGVLNFTQPSDANSQHVEKPKFGSEPSYNDMSNVLNFPAGCELHEALGPSFLKGSKSFDWPAQLNQDMKTVEMSDEISTSQLTSESRPEHLLEAMVANISHSNNDVNSELSFCTSMQSAMASAKNHEASTHNVYAINSEGYSIDQFSLVKEDKHHSLSSSSGICGVMSSKGVSSTFPSSSSGQLERSSEPSKNSKKRARPGESCRPRPRDRQLIQDRIKELRELVPNGAKCSIDSLLERAIKHMLFLQSITKHADKLTDFGDTKSKLHHMEADILGSSSYEQGSSWAMEVGGHLKVHSILVENLSKNGQMLVEMLCEECSHFLEIAEAIRSLGLTILKGGTKVHGEKIWICFVVEGQNNRNVHRLDILWPLVQILQSKSTVYSQ, from the exons ATGGGTAACAACTTGCACCAAGTACTCAGAAGCCTCTGTTTTAATACTCACTGGAACTACGCCATCTTTTGGAAGCTCAAACATCGTGCTCGAAT GATCTTGACATGGGAGGACGCATACTATAACAATCCTGATGATTATGACTCTTCAGAAAATAAGCACTGCCAGAATATCTTGGAACAGATTGGTTATGGGAAATTTTCGCACAACGCATTAGGGTTAGCAGTGGCTAAGATGTcatatcatgcatattcattAGGAGAAGG TATTGTTGGACAGGTTGCTGTTACAGGAAAGCATAGGTGGATCTGTGCAGATAATCAGGTCGCAGGTTCTGGCTTGTCTTTTGAG TTTGCTGATGGGTGGCAGTCTCAGTTTTCTGCTGGAATCAGG ACTATTGCTGTTGTTGCTGTAGCCCCACTTGGTGTTATTCAGCTTGGCTCTCTTAATAAA GTGATTGAAGATATGGGGTTTGTAACTCATATCAGAAATCTCTTTCTGTCTACTCAAAATTGCCCCATAGCACAATGTCCTAGTCAAGTACAGGGTAGTTTGAAGAGTTCTTTATCTCAG TCAATATCCAATATGATGAATGTGGAGCATCATGATTTTAAAGAGATGAAGCCTCTCTATGGGAGGAAGTGTGAAGAAGGAAGTAGTGGCTGCAAAGATGTGAGGTTGGAATCAGAAAACAATGTCTCGTCATTTTTAAGTGACTTTATTACAGATAATGATTTAATATGTCCATCAGATAAAGTCAGAGTTGATTCTGCATGTTTTCCTTCAGCTTTTCTTGATACAGTTGTTTGTGAAACTGATAAGTTGCATTGTGTGGATAATAACCAAAAAGGAGTGTTGAATTTCACCCAACCTTCAGATGCAAACTCCCAACATGTTGAAAAGCCAAAGTTTGGTTCTGAGCCTTCTTACAATGATATGTCAAATGTGTTGAATTTCCCTGCTGGTTGTGAGCTACATGAAGCACTTGGACCATCTTTTCTGAAAGGGAGTAAAAGTTTTGATTGGCCAGCGCAGCTTAATCAAGATATGAAAACTGTTGAAATGTCAGATGAGATCAGCACCAGCCAATTGACTTCTGAATCTCGTCCTGAGCATCTTTTGGAAGCAATGGTGGCTAACATTAGCCACAGTAACAATGATGTTAATAGTGAATTATCGTTTTGTACATCAATGCAATCTGCAATGGCCTCAGCAAAAAATCATGAAGCTTCTACTCATAATGTGTATGCTATTAATTCAGAAGGTTATTCAATAGATCAGTTCTCTCTTGTCAAAGAGGACAAACACCATTCTCTGAGTTCATCATCAGGGATATGTGGTGTTATGTCCTCCAAAGGTGTTTCATCTACATTCCCCAGTTCAAGTAGTGGACAACTTGAAAGGTCATCTGAACCATCTAAGAACAGCAAAAAGAGGGCCAGACCCGGGGAAAGTTGTAGGCCGCGACCAAGGGACAGACAATTAATCCAAGATCGTATTAAGGAGTTGAGAGAGTTGGTTCCAAATGGAGCAAAG TGCAGTATTGATTCCCTACTGGAGCGCGCCATAAAGCACATGCTGTTTCTCCAAAGCATAACTAAACATGCTGACAAGCTAACTGACTTTGGTGATACAAAGTCAAAG CTGCATCACATGGAAGCAGACATTCTTGGATCCTCTAGTTATGAGCAGGGCTCAAGCTGGGCAATGGAGGTAGGGGGTCATCTGAAAGTTCATTCAATATTAGTGGAGAATCTTAGCAAGAATGGACAGATGCTTGTTGAG ATGCTGTGTGAGGAGTGCAGCCATTTTCTTGAAATAGCAGAAGCCATAAGAAGTTTGGGTCTTACCATTTTGAAAGGTGGAACTAAAGTTCATGGTGAAAAGATATGGATATGCTTTGTTGTCGAG GGTCAAAACAACAGAAATGTACACAGATTGGATATCTTGTGGCCGCTTGTTCAAATACTGCAATCCAAGAGCACGGTGTATTCACAATAA
- the LOC114182889 gene encoding transcription factor EMB1444-like isoform X1 — translation MGNNLHQVLRSLCFNTHWNYAIFWKLKHRARMILTWEDAYYNNPDDYDSSENKHCQNILEQIGYGKFSHNALGLAVAKMSYHAYSLGEGIVGQVAVTGKHRWICADNQVAGSGLSFEFADGWQSQFSAGIRTIAVVAVAPLGVIQLGSLNKQVIEDMGFVTHIRNLFLSTQNCPIAQCPSQVQGSLKSSLSQLDISKENLSSDVLPTDFYNSQKSMKSETADVLMSLQCSEKNYEPYSACQKMSDNVAKQEGPELYSDESSILLQSISNMMNVEHHDFKEMKPLYGRKCEEGSSGCKDVRLESENNVSSFLSDFITDNDLICPSDKVRVDSACFPSAFLDTVVCETDKLHCVDNNQKGVLNFTQPSDANSQHVEKPKFGSEPSYNDMSNVLNFPAGCELHEALGPSFLKGSKSFDWPAQLNQDMKTVEMSDEISTSQLTSESRPEHLLEAMVANISHSNNDVNSELSFCTSMQSAMASAKNHEASTHNVYAINSEGYSIDQFSLVKEDKHHSLSSSSGICGVMSSKGVSSTFPSSSSGQLERSSEPSKNSKKRARPGESCRPRPRDRQLIQDRIKELRELVPNGAKCSIDSLLERAIKHMLFLQSITKHADKLTDFGDTKSKLHHMEADILGSSSYEQGSSWAMEVGGHLKVHSILVENLSKNGQMLVEMLCEECSHFLEIAEAIRSLGLTILKGGTKVHGEKIWICFVVEGQNNRNVHRLDILWPLVQILQSKSTVYSQ, via the exons ATGGGTAACAACTTGCACCAAGTACTCAGAAGCCTCTGTTTTAATACTCACTGGAACTACGCCATCTTTTGGAAGCTCAAACATCGTGCTCGAAT GATCTTGACATGGGAGGACGCATACTATAACAATCCTGATGATTATGACTCTTCAGAAAATAAGCACTGCCAGAATATCTTGGAACAGATTGGTTATGGGAAATTTTCGCACAACGCATTAGGGTTAGCAGTGGCTAAGATGTcatatcatgcatattcattAGGAGAAGG TATTGTTGGACAGGTTGCTGTTACAGGAAAGCATAGGTGGATCTGTGCAGATAATCAGGTCGCAGGTTCTGGCTTGTCTTTTGAG TTTGCTGATGGGTGGCAGTCTCAGTTTTCTGCTGGAATCAGG ACTATTGCTGTTGTTGCTGTAGCCCCACTTGGTGTTATTCAGCTTGGCTCTCTTAATAAA CAGGTGATTGAAGATATGGGGTTTGTAACTCATATCAGAAATCTCTTTCTGTCTACTCAAAATTGCCCCATAGCACAATGTCCTAGTCAAGTACAGGGTAGTTTGAAGAGTTCTTTATCTCAG ctgGATATATCGAAGGAAAATTTGTCTTCAGATGTTTTGCCGACTGACTTTTACAATTCACAAAAATCTATGAAAAGTGAAACAGCAGATGTTTTAATGTCCCTTCAATGTTCTGAGAAGAACTATGAACCTTATTCTGCTTGTCAGAAAATGTCTGATAACGTGGCCAAACAGGAGGGGCCTGAATTGTACAGTGATGAAAGTTCCATTTTGCTTCAGTCAATATCCAATATGATGAATGTGGAGCATCATGATTTTAAAGAGATGAAGCCTCTCTATGGGAGGAAGTGTGAAGAAGGAAGTAGTGGCTGCAAAGATGTGAGGTTGGAATCAGAAAACAATGTCTCGTCATTTTTAAGTGACTTTATTACAGATAATGATTTAATATGTCCATCAGATAAAGTCAGAGTTGATTCTGCATGTTTTCCTTCAGCTTTTCTTGATACAGTTGTTTGTGAAACTGATAAGTTGCATTGTGTGGATAATAACCAAAAAGGAGTGTTGAATTTCACCCAACCTTCAGATGCAAACTCCCAACATGTTGAAAAGCCAAAGTTTGGTTCTGAGCCTTCTTACAATGATATGTCAAATGTGTTGAATTTCCCTGCTGGTTGTGAGCTACATGAAGCACTTGGACCATCTTTTCTGAAAGGGAGTAAAAGTTTTGATTGGCCAGCGCAGCTTAATCAAGATATGAAAACTGTTGAAATGTCAGATGAGATCAGCACCAGCCAATTGACTTCTGAATCTCGTCCTGAGCATCTTTTGGAAGCAATGGTGGCTAACATTAGCCACAGTAACAATGATGTTAATAGTGAATTATCGTTTTGTACATCAATGCAATCTGCAATGGCCTCAGCAAAAAATCATGAAGCTTCTACTCATAATGTGTATGCTATTAATTCAGAAGGTTATTCAATAGATCAGTTCTCTCTTGTCAAAGAGGACAAACACCATTCTCTGAGTTCATCATCAGGGATATGTGGTGTTATGTCCTCCAAAGGTGTTTCATCTACATTCCCCAGTTCAAGTAGTGGACAACTTGAAAGGTCATCTGAACCATCTAAGAACAGCAAAAAGAGGGCCAGACCCGGGGAAAGTTGTAGGCCGCGACCAAGGGACAGACAATTAATCCAAGATCGTATTAAGGAGTTGAGAGAGTTGGTTCCAAATGGAGCAAAG TGCAGTATTGATTCCCTACTGGAGCGCGCCATAAAGCACATGCTGTTTCTCCAAAGCATAACTAAACATGCTGACAAGCTAACTGACTTTGGTGATACAAAGTCAAAG CTGCATCACATGGAAGCAGACATTCTTGGATCCTCTAGTTATGAGCAGGGCTCAAGCTGGGCAATGGAGGTAGGGGGTCATCTGAAAGTTCATTCAATATTAGTGGAGAATCTTAGCAAGAATGGACAGATGCTTGTTGAG ATGCTGTGTGAGGAGTGCAGCCATTTTCTTGAAATAGCAGAAGCCATAAGAAGTTTGGGTCTTACCATTTTGAAAGGTGGAACTAAAGTTCATGGTGAAAAGATATGGATATGCTTTGTTGTCGAG GGTCAAAACAACAGAAATGTACACAGATTGGATATCTTGTGGCCGCTTGTTCAAATACTGCAATCCAAGAGCACGGTGTATTCACAATAA